The stretch of DNA ATAGACATTTTAAAATGGAAATTTAGGGGGAAAAAATGTTATTACTTAAAAATTTTAATAAACTTCTATGTATTATTATTTTTTTATTTTTTACAAGCCACATTTCAGCTCTCACAAGAGACAGTATTATATTAGAAGATTCTTACTTTACCGAAAATAGTAAAAAGTTAAAAATAGAGCGATTTGAAGCCATTTCACCTCTTTATAAAATAAAGAAAAATTATGATGGTTATTATTTAAAAGATATTTTTAAATTTAAAAATATTGATATTTTAAAATTAGATGTTGTCACTTTTGAAGCAAAAGATGGCTTTAAAATATCTATACCCGCTTCTTTTATAAATGAAAATAATCCTTTTTTATCTATTCGAGATACTTCATTAGCAAATGGTAAAAATTGGGAAGAAGTCAAAGATGGAGGCCGTATCATAGATGGGGGACCTTATTATTTAATGTGGGATTTAAAAAAATATAAAGTTCCTGAGAATTATTGGGCTTTTGGTGTTGTTAAAATATTATTTCAATCATTTAAAGAAACATATGGAGAAAGTATTCCTGAAAATACAAGTAATAAAAAAATAATGCAAGGTTTTCAAATATATCAATCAAGTTGTTCAGGGTGCCATTCTGTTAATTTAGTGGGAGGAACATTAGGTCTTGAAATGAATGTTCCTAAAAACTTTACTGAATATTTATCAAAAAAATTTATTATAAGTTACTCAAAATCACCATCATCATATAGAGCAAATGCAAAAATGCCTCCACAGCATTTTTTAACCGTAAATGAAATTAATTTAGTAATATCTTATTTAGAGGCAATGAAGTTTAATAAAATTTGCAATACAGATGATAGTTGCCAAAAAATAACATTAAAAAAATAAATTTTTTATTTTAGAATATTTACATCAATACAAGTGTAAAAAGCCTCTGGACTATCATCTCTTTGCCAAATATTATAAATTACATATTTACCAGGATTTACCTTAGGAAAAGGGCAATTCATTTGATATCTGTTTCCATTTGTATTTGGCTTCGTAATCTTACAAAATGGTTTTAATTCTAAATCTGACCATTTTAATAAATTTAAAGAATCATAATTTTTATTTGTGATATAAAATTCAAAGTATTTTGTAGAATGTTTTGCAGAGGCAAAAAATATAAAATTTATTTCATTATTTGTATTTTTTAAGTCTGTCGCTATCCAATCATTTCTTGGTATATCTAAGCCAATAAATTTTAAATTATTGCCACTACATAATTTTCCATCAGGTATTACAATTCTATGATTATCATTTGCATTTGCCTGATTGATTCCATTCCAATTGTATAATGCTTCACTGCCATAAGTATTTACTAGGTTTTTGCAAGCATCTGATTTTGGATGTTCAGGATTTTCTAAAAAACAATTGTAGACTCGGCTTTTTGGATATTCCATTGTTCCATGTGCAAAACAACTGTAAGATATAAGGTTTGAAAATAAAATAACAGTTAATTTATTCATGAGATTCTCCCAAATAAAATATTAGGCATATAAACTTTTTTTTATATATGCTTAATATTTTATTTGAGCAAACGTTCAATTTTTGACGAATTTGTAATAGTTTAGTGCTGTAATAGAGGGGTATTTAAAATAAATTAATTAACTTTACAGTCTTTAAGAATTTGTTCAAATATGCCAGAAATTTCAAATTCAGCAATGGAATCTTTTTTTGCAGCTAAAATATCTCGTTGCATTTTTACGCCATCACGACAGCTTGGACAACCGCTTACAACAGCTTGCGGTGGTTCTTCACGAATTTGTTCGAATAATTTTTCTGAAATTTTTGTGCCTATTTTAGGGTGTTTTAATCTTCCTGTACCTGAAAGGCCACAACATTTATCGTAGGCTGCAACTCCAGTAAAATACATTTTTAAAAGTTCAATTTGAGCTTGAGTTGCCAACTTTGTATTATGGCATGGTACTTTAAGGCCCACAGTTTTATTTGATTTTTTAAGAGAATAAGACTGTGTGTTACTTAATTCCTTATTTTGTTGTGATTTTTTTAATAAATTCATTGCTAATTCAGCAGTATCTTTTACTTCAAAATCTATTTTTAAAATATCAAAATCTTCGGGAAGTTTTGCTTTCAAACGAACTTGCTCTCGAATAACATCATCTTTCATTAATAATCGCATTTCTTTAATTGCTTCACAACAAGTTGGACAATTTGAAAATACAATAAATTTTGGAATTTCAATCAAACTAGAATGGCACTCTTCTACTAAGCGATAAATACATTTTGTAATTTCGATTAAACTTAAAATTTGACTTTGTTTTGCACGTTCATGAAGACCATCTGCTTCAAAAGGAAAACCGCAACACATTTTTTTTTCTAGATCAACAATACGAGCATTTAAAATATTTTTAAAATATTCATCTACACTTGTAGTTGCATTTGGATTGCCATAAGTA from Silvanigrella paludirubra encodes:
- a CDS encoding c-type cytochrome yields the protein MLLLKNFNKLLCIIIFLFFTSHISALTRDSIILEDSYFTENSKKLKIERFEAISPLYKIKKNYDGYYLKDIFKFKNIDILKLDVVTFEAKDGFKISIPASFINENNPFLSIRDTSLANGKNWEEVKDGGRIIDGGPYYLMWDLKKYKVPENYWAFGVVKILFQSFKETYGESIPENTSNKKIMQGFQIYQSSCSGCHSVNLVGGTLGLEMNVPKNFTEYLSKKFIISYSKSPSSYRANAKMPPQHFLTVNEINLVISYLEAMKFNKICNTDDSCQKITLKK
- a CDS encoding lytic polysaccharide monooxygenase auxiliary activity family 9 protein, with the protein product MNKLTVILFSNLISYSCFAHGTMEYPKSRVYNCFLENPEHPKSDACKNLVNTYGSEALYNWNGINQANANDNHRIVIPDGKLCSGNNLKFIGLDIPRNDWIATDLKNTNNEINFIFFASAKHSTKYFEFYITNKNYDSLNLLKWSDLELKPFCKITKPNTNGNRYQMNCPFPKVNPGKYVIYNIWQRDDSPEAFYTCIDVNILK